In a genomic window of Roseiflexus castenholzii DSM 13941:
- a CDS encoding rhamnulokinase, translating to MRDYAHILAVDIGASSGRVMLGRWDGSHIALEEVHRFANGMLERDGHLVWDVNRLWREIQTGVRRYATWENQALLVSIGIDTWAVDYALLDERGALIGDPYAYRDPRNEGIAELVDAIIPPEELYERTGLQRLPFNTLYQLYAERDGSRLAAAATLLLMPDLFHFWLTGTRVAEYTNATTTMVLDARQRAWAIDLLERLGLPTHILPPLIMPGSRLGPLLPEVQNAVGLHRPIEVIAVGTHDTASAVAGIPGLDAHSAYISSGTWSLVGVERTEPLISAEARQLNVTNEGGVYGAIRLLKNVSGLWLLQECQRRWNEEGRRLTWDDIIAQAEAAPPLRSLIDPDAPEFLAVGDMPARIRDYCRRTGQSVPETVGEIARCCLESLALRYQQVIEALERLTGQPITTVRIVGGGSQNTLLCQLTADACRRTVVAGPTESTALGNILVQAITMGYFPDLTTARQVAAASAPQRVYTPREGAAQ from the coding sequence ATGCGTGACTATGCGCACATTCTGGCGGTTGATATCGGCGCGTCCAGCGGTCGGGTGATGCTCGGACGCTGGGATGGAAGCCACATTGCGCTGGAAGAGGTTCATCGCTTCGCCAACGGCATGTTGGAGCGCGATGGTCATCTGGTTTGGGATGTCAACCGGCTCTGGCGCGAGATTCAGACCGGAGTGCGACGCTACGCAACCTGGGAGAACCAGGCGCTGCTCGTCAGCATCGGCATCGATACGTGGGCTGTCGATTACGCGCTGCTCGATGAACGCGGCGCGCTGATCGGCGACCCCTACGCCTACCGCGACCCGCGCAACGAGGGAATAGCCGAACTGGTCGATGCCATCATTCCGCCGGAAGAACTGTATGAGCGCACTGGCTTGCAGCGCCTCCCGTTCAATACCCTGTACCAGTTGTATGCCGAACGCGACGGTTCTCGCCTGGCAGCGGCGGCGACGTTACTGCTCATGCCCGATCTCTTTCATTTCTGGTTGACCGGAACGCGGGTCGCGGAGTACACCAACGCCACGACAACCATGGTTCTCGACGCGCGCCAGCGCGCATGGGCGATTGATCTGCTTGAGCGTCTGGGGTTGCCGACGCACATCCTCCCGCCGCTGATCATGCCGGGGTCGCGCCTTGGTCCATTGCTGCCGGAAGTCCAGAACGCTGTGGGACTGCACCGTCCAATTGAGGTCATCGCCGTTGGAACCCACGACACCGCCAGCGCCGTGGCGGGCATTCCGGGTCTCGATGCGCACAGCGCCTACATCAGCAGCGGAACGTGGAGTCTGGTTGGTGTCGAACGCACGGAACCGCTGATCAGCGCCGAGGCGCGCCAACTGAATGTCACGAACGAGGGTGGCGTCTACGGCGCCATCCGCCTGCTGAAAAACGTGAGTGGGCTATGGCTGTTGCAGGAGTGCCAGCGGCGCTGGAATGAAGAAGGACGCCGGTTGACCTGGGACGACATTATTGCGCAGGCTGAGGCGGCGCCGCCGTTGCGCTCCCTGATCGACCCGGACGCGCCGGAGTTTCTGGCAGTCGGCGACATGCCCGCGCGCATCCGCGACTACTGCCGCCGCACCGGTCAATCGGTTCCTGAGACGGTCGGCGAAATTGCGCGGTGCTGTCTGGAGAGTCTGGCGCTGCGTTACCAACAGGTGATCGAGGCGCTGGAGCGACTGACCGGTCAACCGATCACGACTGTGCGAATCGTCGGCGGGGGCAGCCAGAACACGCTGCTCTGTCAGTTGACCGCCGACGCCTGCCGGCGCACCGTCGTCGCCGGTCCGACCGAGAGCACGGCGCTGGGAAACATTCTGGTTCAGGCGATTACGATGGGTTATTTTCCCGATCTTACCACCGCGCGTCAGGTAGCGGCGGCGTCGGCGCCGCAGCGGGTGTACACGCCACGCGAAGGCGCTGCACAATAG
- a CDS encoding SRPBCC family protein codes for MVAENFFACYHCSHTHPEFCSVMSYGRALDTRNGEHAHAAFVAEWEQTAAREGWRTGGVAISDAAVHQIQRTPIRRGYLTQSKEWRASCAAARTVDRLRRRCNGNTNDR; via the coding sequence ATTGTCGCCGAGAACTTTTTCGCGTGTTATCATTGCAGTCACACCCACCCGGAGTTCTGCTCAGTGATGTCCTACGGTCGGGCGCTCGACACGCGCAACGGGGAGCATGCCCACGCTGCGTTCGTCGCCGAGTGGGAGCAAACTGCTGCGCGCGAGGGATGGCGCACCGGCGGCGTTGCGATCTCCGATGCGGCGGTGCATCAGATTCAGCGCACGCCGATTCGACGCGGCTACCTGACCCAGAGCAAGGAATGGCGCGCCAGTTGCGCTGCTGCGCGGACGGTTGACCGCCTACGACGGCGATGTAACGGTAATACCAATGACCGGTGA
- a CDS encoding bifunctional rhamnulose-1-phosphate aldolase/short-chain dehydrogenase — translation MSANPSRFRHVHDGWDDACAATLDPVGRLVYRSNLLGSDQRITNTGGGNTSAKIMERDPLTGESVEVLWVKGSGGDLRTSTRANFASLDLKKLFTLRSIYLRDPLRGPKSAAEDAMVNLYPHCTFNLNPRASSIDTPLHAFIPYRHVDHMHPNAVIAIAAARNGERLTRAIYGDEVIWTPWQRPGFDLGLTLERICREHPQAHGVILGGHGLINWADDDRECYERTLDLIERAATYIEERDRGAATFGGPKCEALPFDRRRAAFATILPWLRGQISRERRFIATIQDDDATLRFVNSVDAPRLAELGTSCPDHFLRTKIKPLYVDWHPHNETLDDLKRKLSDGLERYRADYTRYYETFRHSDSPPMRDPNPTVVLIPGLGMIAWGKDKSESRVTAEFYTAAIEVMRGAEAIDEYVALPLQEAFDIEYWQLEEAKLRRMPPEKELARQVIAVIGSGSGIGREVALRLADEGAHVVCVDKDEAAASATAQMIIDRHGMGIGVAGSDISACGPAINLAADITDRDSVRRMVQHLLLAYGGLDAVAITAGIFVAPDVEGRIRDDQWALTFAINVTGQYIVADEAAAIWRAQGLPASLVLTTSVNAVVAKKGSLAYDTSKAAANHLVRELAIDLAPLVRVNGVAPATVVQGSSMFPRERVIASLTKYGIPFKPDEPTGALTAKLAQFYADRSLLKRPVTPTDQAEAFFLLLSRRLGQTTGQIITVDGGLHEAFLR, via the coding sequence ATGAGCGCCAACCCATCGCGATTCCGCCACGTTCATGACGGCTGGGACGACGCCTGTGCCGCGACGCTCGATCCGGTCGGGCGGCTGGTCTATCGTTCTAACCTGCTGGGCAGCGATCAGCGCATCACCAATACCGGCGGCGGCAACACATCGGCGAAGATCATGGAACGTGATCCGTTGACCGGCGAGTCGGTCGAGGTCTTGTGGGTCAAGGGGTCCGGCGGCGACCTGCGCACGAGTACGCGGGCGAACTTTGCTTCGCTCGATCTGAAAAAACTCTTCACGCTGCGCTCGATCTACCTGCGCGATCCGTTGCGCGGGCCGAAGAGCGCCGCCGAAGATGCAATGGTCAATCTCTATCCGCACTGCACGTTCAACCTGAATCCGCGTGCTTCTTCGATTGATACGCCGCTCCACGCCTTCATTCCCTACCGCCACGTCGATCACATGCATCCGAATGCGGTGATCGCCATCGCTGCTGCGCGCAACGGCGAGCGCCTGACCCGCGCGATCTATGGTGATGAAGTGATCTGGACGCCCTGGCAGCGTCCCGGTTTCGATCTCGGACTGACGCTCGAACGCATTTGCCGCGAGCATCCGCAGGCGCATGGGGTGATCCTGGGCGGGCATGGGTTGATCAACTGGGCTGATGATGACCGGGAGTGCTACGAGCGTACCCTCGATCTGATCGAGCGCGCCGCCACGTACATCGAGGAGCGCGACCGCGGCGCTGCAACGTTCGGCGGACCGAAGTGCGAAGCGTTGCCGTTCGACCGCCGACGCGCGGCATTTGCGACCATTCTGCCCTGGCTGCGCGGTCAGATCAGTCGGGAGCGACGGTTCATTGCGACGATTCAGGACGATGACGCCACGCTGCGCTTTGTCAACAGCGTCGATGCGCCGCGTCTGGCGGAACTGGGAACCAGTTGCCCCGACCATTTCCTGCGCACAAAAATCAAGCCGCTCTATGTCGATTGGCATCCGCACAACGAAACGCTCGACGACCTGAAGCGCAAACTGTCGGATGGGCTGGAACGGTATCGCGCCGATTACACGCGCTACTACGAGACCTTCCGCCATAGCGACTCGCCGCCGATGCGCGATCCCAACCCGACGGTCGTTCTGATCCCTGGTTTGGGCATGATCGCCTGGGGCAAGGACAAGAGCGAGTCGCGGGTCACGGCGGAGTTCTACACCGCTGCCATCGAGGTGATGCGCGGCGCCGAAGCGATTGATGAGTATGTCGCGCTACCGCTGCAAGAGGCGTTCGATATCGAATACTGGCAATTGGAAGAGGCGAAACTGCGCCGGATGCCGCCGGAGAAAGAACTGGCGCGGCAGGTGATCGCCGTCATTGGCAGCGGCAGCGGCATTGGGCGCGAGGTCGCGCTACGCCTCGCCGATGAGGGCGCCCACGTGGTGTGCGTCGATAAGGACGAAGCCGCCGCCAGTGCAACCGCGCAGATGATTATCGACCGGCACGGCATGGGCATCGGCGTGGCGGGTAGTGACATTTCCGCCTGCGGACCGGCGATCAACCTGGCTGCCGACATTACGGATCGCGACAGTGTGCGCCGTATGGTGCAGCACCTTCTCCTCGCCTACGGCGGACTCGATGCGGTTGCGATCACGGCGGGCATCTTCGTGGCGCCCGATGTGGAAGGACGCATCCGTGATGATCAGTGGGCGCTCACCTTCGCAATCAATGTTACCGGGCAGTATATCGTCGCCGATGAAGCCGCAGCGATCTGGCGCGCGCAGGGGTTGCCCGCCAGCCTGGTGCTGACTACCTCGGTCAATGCGGTGGTGGCGAAAAAGGGTTCGCTGGCATACGATACAAGCAAAGCTGCCGCCAACCATCTTGTGCGCGAACTGGCGATCGATCTTGCCCCGCTGGTGCGGGTCAACGGTGTCGCGCCGGCGACGGTTGTGCAAGGGAGCAGCATGTTCCCCCGCGAGCGGGTGATAGCATCGCTCACCAAGTACGGCATTCCCTTCAAGCCGGATGAACCGACCGGGGCGTTGACGGCGAAACTGGCGCAGTTTTACGCCGACCGATCGCTGCTCAAGCGACCCGTGACGCCGACCGATCAGGCGGAAGCCTTCTTCCTCTTGCTCAGCCGGCGACTGGGACAGACAACCGGCCAGATCATCACGGTGGACGGCGGGTTGCACGAAGCATTCCTGCGGTGA